In one window of Halomarina pelagica DNA:
- a CDS encoding DUF5827 family protein: MPRPKDDFDRLRPLEFRTPDEVLDANEMYTIYEIARLLQGLDADRELDAETEDVLLDWAIPWVIVNADAFVFGEPEADDEPGYYGLA, from the coding sequence ATGCCGCGACCGAAGGACGACTTCGACCGACTCCGACCGCTCGAGTTTCGGACGCCCGACGAGGTGCTGGACGCGAACGAGATGTACACGATCTACGAGATCGCGCGGCTCCTCCAGGGACTCGACGCCGATCGCGAACTCGACGCGGAGACCGAGGACGTGCTGCTCGACTGGGCCATCCCGTGGGTGATCGTCAACGCCGACGCGTTCGTCTTTGGCGAACCGGAGGCCGACGACGAACCGGGATACTACGGCCTCGCATGA
- a CDS encoding MBL fold metallo-hydrolase, with the protein MITNLAQGQRVFTSNAFLIDGDRTVVVDPGNDFDAVAAVRERVDDLDAVIVTHTHPDHVGNLDAVKEAFGVEAWGFDASQPGIDRAIEDGETVRMGDHDYLALHTPGHKDDHLCFYARDPGILFAGDLVFANGSFGRTDLAEGDRRTLIESIDRLRETVGDDLAEMHTGHGPSVTTTPAHDLELASQAARF; encoded by the coding sequence ATGATCACGAACCTCGCGCAGGGCCAGCGCGTGTTCACGAGTAACGCCTTCTTGATCGACGGTGACCGGACCGTCGTCGTCGATCCGGGCAACGACTTCGACGCCGTCGCCGCCGTCCGCGAGCGCGTCGACGACCTCGACGCGGTGATCGTCACGCACACACACCCCGACCACGTCGGCAACCTCGACGCCGTGAAGGAGGCGTTCGGCGTCGAGGCGTGGGGGTTCGACGCGAGTCAACCGGGGATCGACCGCGCGATCGAGGACGGCGAGACCGTGCGCATGGGCGATCACGACTACCTCGCGCTCCACACGCCCGGTCACAAGGACGACCACCTCTGCTTCTACGCCCGCGACCCGGGGATCCTCTTCGCGGGGGATCTCGTCTTCGCCAACGGTAGCTTCGGGCGCACCGACCTCGCGGAGGGCGACCGGCGGACGCTCATCGAGAGCATCGACCGGCTGCGCGAGACCGTCGGCGACGACCTCGCCGAGATGCACACCGGCCACGGCCCGAGCGTCACGACGACCCCCGCCCACGACCTCGAGCTGGCGAGCCAGGCCGCCCGGTTCTGA
- a CDS encoding cupin domain-containing protein gives MSYRTASTDDVDSVIDEEWGGMWFLRDALGCEAVGVTLLELAPGGKGKEHDHAGDDHEEVYVVVEGTVDVDCDGETVTLGRNEAIRLSPDQTRQIVNRGDERARLVLVGAP, from the coding sequence ATGAGCTACCGGACCGCGAGCACCGACGACGTGGACTCGGTCATCGACGAGGAGTGGGGCGGCATGTGGTTCCTGCGCGACGCGCTCGGCTGCGAGGCGGTCGGCGTGACGCTGTTGGAACTCGCCCCCGGCGGGAAGGGGAAGGAACACGATCACGCGGGCGACGACCACGAGGAGGTGTACGTCGTCGTCGAGGGGACGGTCGACGTGGACTGCGACGGCGAGACGGTGACCCTCGGACGGAACGAGGCGATTCGGCTGTCGCCCGATCAGACTCGACAGATCGTCAACCGGGGCGACGAGCGCGCCCGGCTCGTCCTCGTCGGCGCTCCCTGA
- the thyA gene encoding thymidylate synthase — protein sequence MRQYLDLVERVLRTGTHKPNRTGVDTISSFSQHYRVDLGEGFPLLTTKKLDGFRWDSMVHELLWYLSGEEHVRNLREHTGIWDAWADEEGRLDTAYGRFWRRYPLPESGLDGESWPDDAHRWVNEDERTFDQLRYVLDTLRENPNSRRIVVNAWHPGNATVSTLPPCHYTFVFNVQGDRLNLHLTQRSGDVALGIPFNLAAYSLLAQAIAQRTGFEVGEFAHTIVDAHVYCGADARGEWYAEHLADLRARLGSVETREDYLDVREWLEGAAPDEDGGEEGYDHVPGLLEQLSREPRDRPRVEIADKPLDELTYDDVRLRNYDSAPGIRFAVAE from the coding sequence ATGAGACAGTACCTCGACCTCGTCGAACGGGTCCTCCGAACGGGGACCCACAAGCCGAACCGGACCGGCGTGGACACGATCTCGTCGTTCAGCCAGCACTACCGCGTGGACCTCGGGGAGGGCTTCCCGCTCCTGACGACGAAGAAGCTCGACGGCTTCCGCTGGGACTCGATGGTTCACGAGCTACTCTGGTACCTCTCGGGCGAGGAGCACGTTCGGAATCTCCGCGAGCACACGGGCATCTGGGACGCCTGGGCCGACGAGGAGGGGCGGCTCGACACCGCCTACGGGCGGTTCTGGCGGCGCTACCCGCTCCCCGAGTCGGGCCTCGACGGCGAGTCGTGGCCCGACGACGCCCACCGCTGGGTGAACGAGGACGAGCGCACCTTCGATCAGCTCCGGTACGTCCTCGACACGCTCCGGGAGAACCCCAACTCCCGGCGCATCGTCGTGAACGCGTGGCACCCCGGGAACGCGACCGTGAGCACCCTCCCGCCGTGTCACTACACCTTCGTCTTCAACGTCCAGGGCGACCGGCTGAACCTCCACCTCACCCAGCGCTCGGGCGACGTCGCGCTCGGGATCCCGTTCAACCTCGCCGCCTACTCGCTGCTGGCGCAGGCGATCGCACAGCGGACGGGCTTCGAGGTGGGCGAGTTCGCCCACACGATCGTCGACGCCCACGTCTACTGCGGCGCGGACGCCCGCGGCGAGTGGTACGCCGAGCACCTCGCGGACCTCCGGGCGCGCCTCGGGAGCGTCGAGACGCGCGAGGACTACCTCGACGTGCGCGAGTGGCTGGAGGGAGCCGCCCCCGACGAGGACGGCGGCGAGGAGGGATACGATCACGTGCCGGGGCTACTCGAACAGCTCTCCCGCGAGCCGCGCGACCGGCCGCGCGTCGAGATCGCCGACAAGCCCCTCGACGAACTCACCTACGACGACGTCCGGCTCCGGAACTACGACTCGGCACCGGGCATCCGGTTCGCGGTCGCCGAATGA
- a CDS encoding cryptochrome/photolyase family protein translates to MLLHWHRRDLRATDNVALARAAADAVLPVFVFDDGVLAHASPPRVAFMLDALDELRRWYRDRGGELLVARGDPADALVEMAEAHDADGVHWNRDYSGLAQRRDERVAGALDAAGLIHDRFHDAVLHEPGSITTNDGDPYSVYSYFWKKWRDREKEAPYDAPDGDALVVARGDPLPSLADLGFDDPEADVEPAGTDAARERLDAFCDGPIYEYAERRDYPADGCTSRLSAHLKWGTIGIRSAYAATEDAMDRAESDAERESVEAFRGQLAWREFYAHVLYFAPDVVTENYRDYESEIEWRDDEEERRAWKDGRTGYPIVDAGMRQLREEGYVHNRVRMIVASFLTKDLLADWREGYDWFRERLVDHDTANDNGGWQWAASTGTDAQPYFRIFNPWTQGERYDPDAEYVREYVPELADADPEEIHSWAEIDADERASIAPDYPAPIVDHGERRERALAMFERARGEDG, encoded by the coding sequence ATGTTGCTGCACTGGCACCGGCGCGACCTGCGGGCGACCGACAACGTCGCGCTCGCCCGGGCCGCCGCGGACGCCGTCCTCCCGGTCTTCGTCTTCGACGACGGCGTGCTCGCTCACGCCTCGCCGCCGCGCGTCGCGTTCATGCTCGACGCGCTCGACGAGCTGCGGCGGTGGTATCGCGATCGCGGCGGGGAACTCCTCGTCGCGCGCGGCGATCCGGCGGACGCGCTCGTCGAGATGGCCGAGGCGCACGACGCCGACGGCGTCCACTGGAACCGCGACTACTCGGGGCTCGCACAGCGCCGCGACGAGCGGGTCGCCGGGGCGCTCGACGCGGCGGGCCTAATCCACGACCGGTTTCACGACGCCGTTCTCCACGAACCGGGGAGCATCACGACGAACGACGGCGATCCCTACTCGGTGTACTCCTACTTCTGGAAGAAGTGGCGCGACCGGGAGAAGGAGGCCCCGTACGACGCTCCCGACGGGGACGCGCTCGTCGTCGCTCGCGGCGACCCGTTGCCGTCGCTCGCCGACCTCGGGTTCGACGATCCGGAGGCGGACGTCGAACCCGCCGGGACGGACGCCGCCCGCGAGCGCCTCGACGCGTTCTGCGACGGCCCCATCTACGAGTACGCCGAGCGCCGGGACTACCCCGCCGACGGGTGCACCTCGCGGCTGTCGGCGCACCTGAAGTGGGGGACGATCGGGATCCGCTCGGCGTACGCCGCGACCGAGGACGCGATGGATCGCGCGGAGAGCGACGCGGAGCGCGAGAGCGTCGAGGCGTTCCGGGGACAGCTCGCCTGGCGGGAGTTCTACGCGCACGTCCTCTACTTCGCCCCCGACGTGGTGACCGAGAACTACCGCGACTACGAGAGCGAGATCGAGTGGCGTGACGACGAGGAGGAACGCCGCGCGTGGAAGGACGGTCGGACGGGCTACCCCATCGTCGACGCCGGGATGCGCCAACTGCGCGAGGAGGGGTACGTGCACAACCGCGTTCGGATGATCGTCGCCTCCTTCCTCACGAAGGACCTGCTCGCCGACTGGCGTGAGGGCTACGACTGGTTCCGCGAGCGCCTGGTCGACCACGACACCGCCAACGACAACGGCGGGTGGCAGTGGGCCGCGTCGACCGGCACGGACGCCCAGCCGTACTTCCGGATCTTCAACCCCTGGACGCAGGGGGAGCGCTACGACCCGGACGCCGAGTACGTCCGCGAGTATGTCCCGGAACTGGCGGACGCCGATCCCGAGGAGATCCACTCGTGGGCCGAAATCGACGCCGACGAGCGGGCGTCGATCGCCCCGGACTACCCCGCGCCGATCGTCGACCACGGGGAGCGCCGCGAGCGGGCCCTGGCGATGTTCGAGCGGGCGCGAGGCGAGGACGGGTGA
- the sod gene encoding superoxide dismutase, whose protein sequence is MPEHSNPELPPLPYDYDALEPSISEQVLTWHHDTHHQGYVNGLESAEQTLAENRESGDFGSSGGAMRSVTHNGCGHYLHTLFWENMSPNGGGEPSGDLADRIEADFGSYEGWKGEFEAAASAAGGWALLVYDPVAKQLRNLVVDKHDQGALWGSHPILALDVWEHSYYYDYGPSRGDFVSAFFDVVDWDNVAENYQEVVSTYE, encoded by the coding sequence ATGCCTGAACACTCCAATCCCGAACTGCCGCCGCTCCCGTACGACTACGACGCGCTCGAACCGAGCATCTCCGAGCAGGTGCTCACGTGGCACCACGACACGCACCACCAGGGCTACGTAAACGGCCTCGAGAGCGCGGAGCAGACGCTGGCGGAGAACCGCGAGAGCGGCGACTTCGGCTCCTCCGGGGGCGCGATGCGCTCCGTGACCCACAACGGCTGTGGACACTACCTCCACACGCTGTTCTGGGAGAACATGTCCCCGAACGGCGGCGGCGAGCCGTCCGGCGACCTCGCCGACCGCATCGAGGCGGACTTCGGCTCCTACGAGGGCTGGAAGGGCGAGTTCGAGGCCGCCGCGTCCGCCGCGGGCGGCTGGGCGCTGCTGGTCTACGACCCCGTCGCGAAGCAGCTTCGCAACCTCGTCGTCGACAAGCACGACCAGGGCGCGCTCTGGGGCAGTCACCCGATCCTGGCGCTCGACGTCTGGGAGCACTCGTACTACTACGACTACGGTCCGTCGCGCGGCGACTTCGTCTCCGCGTTCTTCGACGTCGTCGACTGGGACAACGTCGCCGAGAACTACCAGGAAGTCGTCTCGACGTACGAGTGA
- a CDS encoding acyl-CoA dehydrogenase family protein, whose amino-acid sequence MEEPIDYGALDAGRDCNYWELDRTLQRAAERAYPDESFAWASDRLREFGEVVGTTVVENSEAVEAHGPELHTYDRHGEVQNRVEYHPALEETERIAYSDFGLSHDAFHAPPGADAPMGFVHALTLQTLLSYADPGFVCPASMTVGAALVLDRFADDDRLEEYFQRLTTRDAEDYIEGAMFLTEKQGGSDVGAIETTAVETDEEGVYRLTGEKWFCSNVDAEGTLALARREGAPEGTEGLSLFLVPHTKADGELNDQLYRRLKDKLGTISVPTGEVEFRGAEGYLVGEPERGFRYMTEMLNYERLSNAAASVGVVGRCLLESKVHAANREAFGRTIDQYPLMRRDLVEMSVDYEAAVAFTFAAVRLFDRYHREDDEEAYRLMRLLVPVAKYRTAREAVDAASYACEVLGGNGYVSGFTTERMLRDAQVLPIWEGTSNVLSLDVLRVLAREGAREEFADAVQERLDAVEHESLSDVRDTVAAEFADLRAAFATLAAAAADYAQLQAKELADYVYDVFAAAELLAVAGEEIENGDGRAALVAREFATARFGRRTARGITDGDRRALDAFDALVRHAGVEPTVAEPEVADD is encoded by the coding sequence ATGGAGGAGCCGATCGACTACGGCGCGCTCGACGCCGGGCGCGACTGCAACTACTGGGAACTCGACCGGACGCTGCAGCGGGCGGCGGAGCGGGCGTACCCCGACGAGTCGTTCGCGTGGGCGAGCGACCGGCTCCGCGAGTTCGGCGAGGTGGTGGGGACGACCGTCGTGGAGAACTCCGAGGCCGTCGAGGCCCACGGGCCGGAACTGCACACCTACGACCGCCACGGCGAGGTGCAGAACCGCGTGGAGTACCACCCCGCGCTGGAGGAGACCGAGCGCATCGCCTACAGCGACTTCGGCCTCTCCCACGACGCGTTCCACGCGCCGCCGGGCGCGGACGCGCCGATGGGGTTCGTCCACGCGCTGACGCTCCAGACGCTGTTGTCGTACGCCGATCCCGGCTTCGTCTGTCCGGCGTCGATGACCGTCGGGGCGGCGCTCGTGCTCGACCGGTTCGCGGACGACGATCGCCTGGAGGAGTACTTCCAGCGTCTGACGACCCGCGACGCCGAGGACTACATCGAGGGGGCGATGTTCCTCACCGAGAAGCAGGGCGGGAGCGACGTCGGCGCGATCGAGACGACGGCCGTCGAGACCGACGAGGAGGGCGTCTACCGCCTCACCGGCGAGAAGTGGTTCTGCTCGAACGTCGACGCCGAGGGGACGCTCGCGCTCGCCCGCCGCGAGGGCGCGCCCGAGGGGACCGAGGGGCTCTCGCTGTTTCTCGTCCCGCACACGAAGGCCGACGGGGAGCTGAACGACCAGCTCTACCGACGCCTGAAGGACAAGCTCGGAACGATCTCCGTGCCGACCGGGGAGGTGGAGTTCCGCGGCGCGGAGGGGTACCTCGTGGGCGAACCCGAGCGCGGGTTCCGCTACATGACGGAGATGCTCAACTACGAGCGGCTCTCGAACGCCGCCGCCAGCGTCGGCGTCGTGGGGCGCTGTCTCCTCGAGTCGAAGGTCCACGCGGCGAACCGCGAGGCGTTCGGTCGGACCATCGACCAGTACCCGCTCATGCGTCGGGACCTCGTGGAGATGAGCGTCGACTACGAGGCCGCGGTCGCCTTCACCTTCGCTGCCGTGCGGCTGTTCGACCGCTACCACCGCGAGGACGACGAGGAGGCCTACCGCCTGATGCGCCTGCTCGTCCCGGTCGCGAAGTACCGCACGGCGCGGGAGGCCGTCGACGCGGCGTCCTACGCCTGCGAGGTGCTCGGCGGCAACGGCTACGTCTCGGGGTTCACCACCGAGCGGATGCTCCGGGACGCCCAGGTGCTTCCGATCTGGGAGGGGACCTCGAACGTCCTCTCGCTCGACGTGCTCCGCGTCCTCGCGCGCGAGGGGGCCCGTGAGGAGTTCGCCGACGCCGTCCAGGAGCGCCTCGACGCGGTCGAGCACGAGTCGCTGTCGGACGTGCGCGATACGGTCGCGGCGGAGTTCGCCGATCTACGGGCCGCGTTCGCCACGCTCGCGGCCGCCGCCGCCGACTACGCCCAGCTCCAGGCGAAGGAACTCGCGGACTACGTCTACGACGTGTTCGCGGCCGCCGAACTCCTCGCCGTCGCGGGGGAGGAAATCGAGAACGGCGACGGTCGCGCGGCGCTCGTGGCGCGGGAGTTCGCGACCGCCCGCTTCGGCCGACGGACCGCCCGCGGCATCACCGACGGCGACCGTCGGGCGCTCGACGCGTTCGACGCGCTCGTCCGCCACGCCGGCGTCGAACCGACGGTCGCGGAACCCGAAGTGGCCGACGACTGA
- a CDS encoding dihydrofolate reductase, with protein MSDRSDGSDRGDRSDRGDRGDRSDRDDRSGGERREDERDRGEGTDRASERPEIALVAAVAANGVIGADGDMPWHYPEDLRRFKRLTTGHPVVMGRRTYESIAARLGGPLPDRTNVVLSTRDLALPEGAVRAGSVEEALDAAQEVAAGTGGVEDGGGGDGAVDAVFVVGGATVYEQFLPRADRMYLTEIRAAYEGDTRYPEWDRDAWTEVDRDDRGEFAFVEYERRS; from the coding sequence ATGAGCGACCGATCCGACGGAAGCGATCGGGGCGATCGGAGCGACCGGGGCGATCGAGGCGATCGGAGTGATCGGGACGACCGGAGCGGTGGGGAGCGTCGCGAGGACGAGCGCGACCGCGGCGAGGGAACGGATCGAGCGAGCGAGCGCCCCGAGATCGCGCTCGTGGCCGCGGTCGCCGCGAACGGCGTCATCGGCGCGGACGGCGACATGCCGTGGCACTACCCCGAGGACCTGCGCCGGTTCAAGCGGCTCACGACCGGCCACCCCGTCGTGATGGGACGGCGGACCTACGAGAGCATCGCGGCCCGGCTCGGCGGGCCGCTCCCCGATCGGACGAACGTGGTGTTGAGCACGCGCGACCTCGCCCTGCCCGAGGGGGCGGTCCGCGCCGGATCGGTCGAGGAGGCGCTCGACGCGGCGCAGGAGGTCGCCGCCGGCACGGGCGGCGTCGAGGACGGCGGCGGTGGGGACGGTGCGGTCGACGCGGTGTTCGTCGTCGGCGGGGCGACGGTGTACGAGCAGTTCCTCCCGCGCGCGGACCGCATGTACCTCACCGAGATCCGCGCGGCGTACGAGGGCGACACGCGCTATCCCGAGTGGGATCGGGACGCCTGGACCGAGGTCGACCGCGACGACCGGGGCGAGTTCGCGTTCGTCGAGTACGAGCGGCGATCCTGA
- a CDS encoding ATPase gives MRLLVVGAAGVDAGKTTFSTGLAASLDAAGFKPRAGNDYWFDHDDYRRAVAERRLYGKDARRLAAVGDEIEERINPVHRLWRPSPGPSTGLLGRERREFVCDRVTIDGTDAFVVNGTADVPASVRESLPLEEATVVESLPAFDDVMADLHRRALDALAERVAAADRAVVESYADIALPLREFVPDAVAVVEPGRARVYDGDRYAKACAVVSGSAYEGRLETRVGNVVDLLDPRAQTYLPALASEARGDPASVADAYEPAYEALMAAARE, from the coding sequence ATGAGGCTGCTGGTGGTCGGGGCCGCCGGAGTGGACGCGGGAAAGACCACGTTCTCGACCGGCCTCGCGGCGTCCCTCGACGCGGCGGGGTTCAAGCCCCGCGCGGGCAACGACTACTGGTTCGACCACGACGACTACCGCCGCGCCGTCGCCGAGCGACGCCTCTACGGGAAGGACGCCCGACGGCTCGCGGCCGTCGGCGACGAGATCGAGGAGCGGATCAACCCAGTCCATCGCCTCTGGCGACCCTCGCCGGGGCCGTCGACGGGGTTGCTGGGACGCGAGCGACGGGAGTTCGTCTGCGACCGGGTGACGATCGACGGGACCGACGCGTTCGTCGTCAACGGGACGGCGGACGTTCCGGCGTCTGTCCGCGAATCGCTGCCGCTCGAGGAGGCGACGGTCGTCGAGTCGCTCCCCGCGTTCGACGACGTGATGGCCGACCTGCACCGCCGGGCGCTCGACGCGCTCGCCGAGCGCGTGGCCGCCGCTGACCGGGCGGTCGTCGAGTCGTACGCCGACATCGCGCTCCCCCTCCGGGAGTTCGTCCCGGACGCCGTCGCCGTCGTCGAACCCGGACGGGCGCGGGTCTACGACGGCGATCGGTACGCGAAGGCCTGCGCCGTCGTGAGCGGGAGCGCCTACGAGGGGCGGCTGGAGACCCGCGTCGGGAACGTCGTCGACCTCCTCGATCCGCGGGCGCAGACGTATCTCCCCGCGCTGGCGAGCGAGGCGCGGGGGGATCCTGCGTCGGTGGCGGACGCCTACGAACCTGCGTACGAGGCGCTGATGGCGGCCGCTCGGGAGTGA
- a CDS encoding creatininase family protein has protein sequence MYLADRTWEELGDYFERESLALVPLGSTEQHGPHLPEATDHLIAEALAREAAERTGYLCTPTVNVGVSSHHRQFHGTMWVDPPAFRDYVASFTRNLAYHGIDRVVYVNAHGGNVQHLREVGQRLHESGDAYCLEWMWDESIPDLVSDLFAYNGPHAGPKETAMIMHLRPDLVREDRLEAARDGGWVDFTYDAACVNGARTFYDCIENADNGAFGDQTDATAEKGRRLFEAATEQLIELCQWLAAREPDELLPREHV, from the coding sequence ATGTACCTCGCCGACCGCACGTGGGAGGAACTGGGCGACTACTTCGAGCGCGAGTCGCTGGCGCTCGTTCCCCTCGGCAGCACCGAGCAGCACGGTCCCCACCTCCCGGAGGCGACCGACCACCTCATCGCGGAGGCGCTGGCGCGCGAGGCCGCCGAGCGGACCGGCTACCTCTGCACCCCGACGGTGAACGTCGGCGTCAGCTCCCACCACCGGCAGTTCCACGGCACGATGTGGGTCGATCCGCCCGCCTTCCGCGACTACGTGGCGTCGTTCACGCGCAACCTCGCCTACCACGGGATCGACCGGGTCGTCTACGTGAACGCCCACGGCGGCAACGTCCAGCACCTCCGCGAGGTGGGACAGCGCCTCCACGAGTCGGGCGACGCCTACTGCCTCGAGTGGATGTGGGACGAGTCCATCCCCGACCTCGTGAGCGACCTCTTCGCGTACAACGGCCCGCACGCGGGGCCGAAGGAGACGGCGATGATCATGCACCTCCGCCCCGACCTCGTCCGGGAGGATCGGCTGGAAGCCGCGCGCGACGGCGGCTGGGTGGACTTCACGTACGACGCCGCCTGCGTCAACGGCGCGCGAACCTTCTACGACTGTATCGAGAACGCCGACAACGGCGCGTTCGGCGACCAGACCGACGCCACCGCGGAGAAGGGACGGCGTCTGTTCGAGGCCGCGACGGAGCAGCTGATCGAACTCTGCCAGTGGCTCGCGGCGCGCGAACCCGACGAACTCCTCCCCCGCGAGCACGTCTGA
- a CDS encoding SDR family NAD(P)-dependent oxidoreductase — protein sequence MHGQFDLTGRTAVVTGGSRGIGRAIAEGLASAGATVVPTARSEDDLAAVVEGIEAEGGDALAVSTDVTDPDSVDALFERVGEAFGGADVVVNNAGVNPAAALGTPERVDAEGFDLVTDVNLRGAFLCARAAAEHLHERGGSVINVASVGGLVGLPRQHPYVASKHGLVGLTKSLALDWAPDVRVNCIAPGYVATDLTDELRANEDLRASIVERTPLDRFADPEEIAGPAVFLASDAASYVTGAILAVDGGWTAR from the coding sequence ATGCACGGACAGTTCGACCTCACGGGGCGGACCGCGGTCGTGACCGGCGGGAGCAGGGGCATCGGGCGGGCCATCGCGGAGGGACTGGCGTCGGCGGGCGCGACGGTCGTCCCGACCGCGCGCAGCGAGGACGACCTCGCCGCGGTCGTCGAGGGCATCGAAGCCGAGGGCGGGGACGCCCTCGCCGTCTCGACCGACGTGACCGACCCCGACAGCGTCGACGCGCTGTTCGAGCGCGTCGGGGAGGCGTTCGGCGGCGCGGACGTCGTGGTGAACAACGCGGGCGTCAACCCCGCCGCGGCGCTCGGGACGCCCGAGCGGGTGGACGCCGAGGGGTTCGACCTCGTCACGGACGTGAACCTCCGGGGGGCGTTCCTCTGCGCCCGCGCGGCCGCCGAGCACCTGCACGAGCGGGGCGGGTCGGTGATCAACGTGGCGAGCGTCGGCGGCCTCGTCGGGCTCCCCCGCCAGCATCCGTACGTCGCCTCGAAGCACGGACTCGTCGGCCTGACGAAGAGCCTCGCGCTCGACTGGGCCCCCGACGTCCGCGTCAACTGCATCGCGCCGGGGTACGTCGCGACCGACCTCACGGACGAACTGCGGGCGAACGAGGACCTGCGCGCGTCGATCGTCGAGCGCACGCCGCTCGACCGCTTCGCCGACCCCGAGGAGATCGCGGGCCCCGCGGTCTTCCTCGCGAGCGACGCCGCGAGCTACGTCACCGGGGCAATTCTTGCCGTCGACGGCGGGTGGACGGCCCGTTGA
- a CDS encoding superoxide dismutase, producing MAVYELPDLPYDYDALEPSIDQRIMELHHDKHHQSYVDGANSALEKLQSMRENDEWGDVKGVKRNLAFNLSGHVNHSVFWENMSPDGGGEPGGDLADAIEADFGSFDGFKGDFSATAKGVEGSGWGMLLYDHVGDRMIVSMAENHQNQTPQGTTPLLVLDVWEHAYYLQYENDRGEYVDNFWDVVDWDDVAQRYDAASSM from the coding sequence ATGGCCGTGTACGAACTTCCCGACCTGCCGTACGACTACGACGCGCTCGAACCGAGTATCGACCAGCGGATCATGGAACTGCACCACGACAAGCACCACCAGAGCTACGTCGACGGTGCCAACAGCGCGCTCGAGAAGCTACAGTCGATGCGCGAGAACGACGAGTGGGGCGACGTGAAGGGTGTAAAGCGCAACCTCGCGTTCAACCTCTCCGGGCACGTCAACCACTCCGTGTTCTGGGAGAACATGTCCCCCGACGGCGGCGGCGAACCGGGCGGCGACCTCGCGGACGCCATCGAGGCGGACTTCGGCTCCTTCGACGGGTTCAAGGGCGACTTCTCGGCGACCGCCAAGGGCGTCGAGGGGTCCGGGTGGGGGATGCTGCTCTACGACCACGTCGGCGACCGGATGATCGTCTCGATGGCCGAGAACCACCAGAACCAGACCCCACAGGGGACGACGCCGCTGCTCGTCCTCGACGTCTGGGAACACGCCTACTACCTCCAGTACGAGAACGACCGCGGCGAGTACGTCGACAACTTCTGGGACGTCGTCGACTGGGACGACGTGGCCCAGCGCTACGACGCCGCGTCCTCGATGTAG